In Primulina huaijiensis isolate GDHJ02 chromosome 6, ASM1229523v2, whole genome shotgun sequence, a single window of DNA contains:
- the LOC140979034 gene encoding uncharacterized protein, whose protein sequence is MSVQNIASSSRGAQQASEHEISETANVMNSEETTVGITTDEKAFPNGDLSQSGDLGNRKFRASYVNLFKNNRMDKVNYKFDYMETGTNKLKICLDEIDSIEQTYGICLLGYVISGKPSTATLFDLIKRWGNDIKFQTHDSAWIVFNFPNIEAKERVLEGGPYMVFGFHIFLKEMPRCFRFREEDMNSVPSWVQIHGLSPDCWNYSILSKLASKVGKLIHMDMLTHERKRVKYACVLIEMEVSKQRIGELDVELPFGDIKIRFEYEQDFKVCEICHHAGHNLAHCKRKVMHDGDVDEDMVTNSNYSMASAGDPLVYCGGRVTRGADQDSTVDASGSGGCATTTGSDCANKLADKGKHTTQTAANSMKGMCDIKDIDDEGFKEVTNTKKNKNKKKGKQSVSNQQQASKQSAVFFEDMEDSNPYDTEYVNVEDQNEKKRGFHKPLKQKSVQSLVNTHKIDVFGILESKMDENALHNLLRSRFPGINEQAIHVSIQCLLTNNMIYASFIYGFNIIVQRRSLWDDLKLIGANCTLSWLVLGDFNSVLSPDEKRGLNVKNYETHDFIDCVATLDLYDLQFTGCFFTWSSPKVCSKLDCALVNNYWLSSSMEGFAEFLTPRCISDHATCVVTMFEQRKRKMKPFKFQNMWTLCDDFEEILNIKKFSNISSRAHAAKVNLDNLQLDMLTYGVIADNYGDVKRNTEMLLEAKRLFIAQKTKIRYLRDGDRCTKFFNDLIKRNNKKNAIVAIQKGDGLTTIDPKEIAQCFLDYYTGILGCKVDRLHIDHDIIDEGPCIQEQQWSVLTAPITVEEIEMALRGIDNDKSSGADGFGASFLKSAWNTIKSDVCAAVIEFFSSRRLLRQWKHSVIAFVPKKTVASSVHEYRPISCCTMFYKLISKILVDRLRGLLGDIVDEAQAAFLQGRSIVDNIHLAHELMRKYGRLRGTPRCILQVDIHEAYDTVDWDFLHEILNFLNFPPRFIQWIMECVTTTSYSIAINGHYHGNFDGKRGLRKGDPETSGLFIA, encoded by the exons GTGATTTGGGTAATAGGAAGTTCCGAGCTTCTTATGTGAACTTATTCAAGAACAATAGAATGGATAAGGTCAACTATAAATTTGATTATATGGAAACCGGCACAAATAAACTGAAAATTTGCTTGGATGAGATTGATTCTATAGAACAAACGTATGGTATTTGCTTGTTGGGATATGTAATTAGTGGGAAACCATCTACTGCTACTctgtttgatttaattaaacGGTGGGGAAATGATATCAAGTTTCAAACCCATGATAGTGCAtggattgtttttaatttcccGAACATTGAAGCTAAAGAACGAGTTCTGGAAGGAGGCCCCTACATGGTGTTTGGGTTCCATATTTTCCTTAAAGAAATGCCGCGCTGTTTTAGATTTAGGGAGGAAGACATGAACTCTGTGCCATCTTGGGTTCAGATTCATGGACTTTCACCCGATTGTTGGAATTATAGCATTCTTAGCAAATTGGCTTCTAAAGTTGGTAAACTCATTCACATGGATATGCTCACTCATGAAAGGAAGAGAGTCAAATATGCGTGTGTCTTGATTGAGATGGAGGTCTCGAAACAAAGAATTGGTGAATTAGATGTTGAATTACCTTTTGGTGATATCAAAATTAGATTTGAATACGAGCAAGATTTCAAAGTTTGTGAGATATGTCACCATGCAGGCCATAATTTGGCGCATTGCAAACGTAAAGTGATGCATGATGGTGATGTTGATGAAGATATGGTAACAAACTCGAATTATTCAATGGCAAGCGCCGGAGATCCGCTAGTGTATTGTGGAGGAAGAGTAACTCGAGGGGCAGATCAAGACTCG ACCGTTGATGCTTCGGGCAGTGGTGGATGTGCTACTACTACTGGCAGTGATTGTGCGAATAAATTGGCAGATAAGGGCAAGCATACAACTCAAACAGCAGCTAATTCGATGAAGGGTATGTGTGATATCAAAGATATTGATGATGAGGGATTCAAGGAAGTTACAAATACAAAGaagaataaaaataagaaaaaagggAAACAATCGGTGAGCAATCAACAACAAGCTAGTAAGCAAAGTGCAGTATTTTTTGAGGATATGGAAGATTCTAACCCATATGATACGGAATATGTTAATGTGGAAGatcaaaatgagaaaaagaG AGGTTTTCACAAACCTCTAAAACAAAAGAGTGTTCAATCTCTTGTGAACACTCATAAGATTGATGTCTTTGGAATTTTGGAATCTAAGATGGATGAAAACGCTTTGCATAATCTTCTTCGAAGCCGTTTTCCAG GTATCAACGAGCAAGCGATCCATGTTAGCATACAGTGCTTGCTTACTAATAATATGATTTATGCATCTTTTATTTATGGCTTTAATATTATTGTTCAACGGAGATCTTTGTGGGATGACTTGAAATTGATAGGGGCTAATTGCACATTGTCGTGGCTTGTTTTGGGAGACTTTAACAGTGTGCTCTCTCCGGATGAGAAGCGGGGTCTCAATGTTAAGAATTATGAAACTCATGATTTTATTGATTGTGTTGCTACTCTTGATTTGTATGACTTGCAGTTCACCGGTTGTTTCTTCACTTGGAGTAGTCCTAAAGTCTGCAGTAAATTGGATTGTGCACTTGTTAATAATTACTGGTTATCATCGAGTATGGAAGGTTTTGCTGAATTCTTAACCCCGAGGTGCATTTCGGACCATGCTACTTGCGTTGTAACTATGTTTGAACAACGAAAGAGGAAGATGAAACCATTCAAATTTCAGAACATGTGGACTCTCTGTGATGATTTTGAAGAGATT TTGAACATCAAGAAGTTTAGTAATATTTCTTCTCGTGCTCATGCTGCAAAAGTCAATCTTGATAATTTGCAATTGGACATGCTGACCTATGGGGTAATTGCAGATAATTACGGAGATGTTAAAAGGAACACAGAAATGTTATTAGAAGCGAAGCGGTTGTTCATTGCTCAAAAAACGAAGATCAGGTACTTGCGGGATGGAGATAGGTGTACAAAGTTCTTCAATGATTTGATCAAAAGAAACAACAAGAAAAATGCTATTGTGGCCATTCAAAAGGGTGATGGACTTACAACGATTGATCCGAAAGAAATAGCTCAATGCTTTCTTGATTATTATACGGGGATATTGGGATGCAAAGTGGATAGACTTCATATCGATCATGATATTATTGATGAAGGGCCGTGTATACAGGAGCAGCAGTGGAGTGTCCTCACTGCACCGATAACGGTTGAGGAGATCGAAATGGCACTGCGTGGTATAGATAATGACAAGTCTTCAGGGGCTGATGGGTTTGGTGCTTCTTTCTTAAAAAGTGCTTGGAATACCATTAAAAGCGATGTTTGTGCAGCGGTGATTGAATTTTTCTCATCAAGGCGGTTGCTTAGACAGTGGAAGCATTCGGTGATTGCTTTTGTACCAAAGAAAACAGTGGCTTCGAGTGTTCATGAATATCGTCCTATTTCTTGTTGCACGATGTTTTATAAGCTGATTTCGAAAATCCTTGTTGACAGGTTGAGAGGTTTGTTGGGAGATATAGTCGATGAGGCACAAGCGGCCTTCTTACAAGGCCGTTCCATTGTGGATAACATTCATTTGGCTCATGAACTGATGAGGAAATATGGCAGACTAAGAGGAACACCTAGGTGCATTTTACAAGTGGATATCCACGAGGCCTATGACACGGTCGATTGGGATTTTTTGCATGAGATACTCAATTTCTTGAACTTTCCTCCTCGTTTTATTCAGTGGATTATGGAATGTGTTACTACAACATCCTATTCCATCGCCATTAATGGCCATTATCATGGGAATTTTGATGGGAAAAGAGGCTTAAGAAAGGGAGATCCTGAAACGTCTggcctttttattgcttaa